Proteins encoded by one window of Candidatus Obscuribacter sp.:
- a CDS encoding tetratricopeptide repeat protein, giving the protein MSSSTTLPERQELKANWLKYSDEGHKAFESKRYAFSEIKFLAALKAAETLADGLKSGEVAKLAKDSEQREDLERLSKTLNNLAAIYHLQGKYQLAEEAHERCLDVRLDLFGEEHLDTAVTLFNLAVLHCAKRRWEKAEILYKRVLEIREKLLGQNDKQLVPVLKNYSTMLQKVERKDEADAMEARAKEIASLNIT; this is encoded by the coding sequence ATGTCATCTAGTACCACTTTGCCTGAGCGTCAGGAGCTTAAAGCTAACTGGCTAAAATATAGCGACGAAGGTCATAAGGCTTTTGAGAGCAAACGCTATGCCTTTAGCGAGATCAAGTTTTTGGCAGCACTTAAGGCCGCTGAGACTCTGGCTGACGGACTCAAAAGCGGCGAAGTGGCCAAATTGGCTAAAGACAGTGAGCAAAGAGAAGACCTGGAAAGACTCAGCAAGACCCTCAACAATCTCGCTGCCATCTACCACTTGCAGGGTAAGTATCAGCTCGCCGAAGAAGCCCATGAGCGTTGTCTGGATGTGAGGCTGGATCTCTTTGGTGAAGAACACCTCGACACCGCCGTGACCCTCTTTAACCTCGCTGTGCTGCACTGTGCCAAGCGCCGCTGGGAAAAGGCCGAAATCCTCTACAAGCGTGTGCTGGAGATTCGCGAAAAGCTACTCGGTCAAAACGATAAACAGCTTGTACCTGTGCTCAAAAACTACTCAACTATGCTGCAAAAGGTGGAGCGCAAGGACGAGGCTGATGCCATGGAAGCGCGTGCCAAAGAAATCGCCAGTTTGAATATCACTTAA
- a CDS encoding RNA-binding protein: MQSKLFVRNLSFKTTEDELHELFGTHGEVKSAKIITDRETGRPRGFAFVEMTSQQDAESAIRALDSREFGGRQLYVAFSEPREGKPSRAYGGRN, encoded by the coding sequence ATGCAAAGCAAACTATTTGTCAGAAACCTTTCTTTTAAAACCACCGAAGATGAACTCCATGAGCTTTTTGGCACCCATGGCGAAGTTAAATCAGCAAAGATCATCACCGACCGTGAAACTGGCAGACCACGTGGTTTTGCTTTCGTGGAAATGACCTCACAGCAAGATGCTGAATCAGCAATTCGCGCTCTCGATAGCAGAGAGTTTGGCGGCAGACAGTTGTATGTAGCTTTTAGCGAGCCTCGTGAAGGCAAGCCCAGTCGCGCATACGGCGGCCGTAACTAA